The Streptomyces sp. NBC_01276 genome contains the following window.
ATCCGGGAGGCGGCGGCCGCGATGGCGGAGTCGTGGTTGAGGATCGACAGGATCACGGTCTCCAGCAGCACGCACTCGGCGAAGCTGCCCTCGACCCGCAGGAGCGGCGATCCGGGGAAGTAGACCTCCCCCTCCGGGTAGCCCCAGATGTCACCCGAGAAGCGGTACGAGGCCAGCCAGTCCAGCGTCCGCATGTCGACGACGGCCCGTTCCCGCAGGAACTCCAGCACCGCGCCGTCGAAGCGGAAGTTCTCGACGGCGTCCAGCACGCGCCCGGTGCCGGCGACGACTCCGTAGCGCCGGCCCTCGGGCAGCCGCCGGGTGAAGACCTCGAAGACCGAGCGCCGGTCGGCGGTGCCGTTGGCCAGGGCGGCCTGCAGCATCGTGAGCTCGTAATGGTCCGTGAAGAGCGCTGTCGACGGCACGTCCACCGGCAGGCCCAGGTCCGCAGGGTTCATGTCACGGATGCTAGCGCACATCTCGTCAAAGTGACGAGATGTAGGGGCCCGTTTGTGCGACGGGCCCTCCACAGTGGCAGCATGGGACAAGTGAGTGTTGCTCCCATTGAGATCGAACGCACCGAAGCGGCCGAAGAGACCTTCGCGGTCCCCGAACCCGACGTCCCGTGGGTGACCCTGGTGCACAACGACCCGGTCAACCTCATGAGCTACGTGACGTACGTGTTCCAGGCGTACTTCGGCTACCCCAAGGACAAGGCGACCAGGCTGATGCTCGACGTCCACCACAAGGGCCGGGCGGTCGTGTCCAGCGGCAGCCGCGAGGAGATGGAACGGGACGTGCAGGCCATGCACGGCTACGGGCTCTGGGCGACCCTCTCGCAGGACCGCTTCTGATGGGCGGCGTGTTCGAGACCCGCGAGGGCGGCGGCGCCGTCGTGGCCCTGGACGGGATCGAGATCTCGATCCTGCGCTCCCTCGCCGTGCAGCTGCTGGAGCTGATCGGCCCCGGAGAGCCGGAGCCCGCGGCGGACGCCGACCCGCTGGCCGTGCTCTTCGCCTCCGACGGCCCCACCGAACCCCCCTCCGACCCGGCACTGGCCCGGCTCTTCCCCGACGCCTACGGGGGCCCCGGCGCGGCCGAGGGGCAGGGCGAGGAGGAGCTGCGGGCGCGCTCGGCGGAGTTCCGCCGCTTCACCGAGAACGACCTGCGCACCCGCAAGCGGGAGGACGCGCTGGCCGTCGTCCGCAGCCTCGACGGGCTCTCCCCGGACGGCGAGGGGGCGGCGCTGCTGGAGCTGACCGACGAGCTGCCGCTGCGCTGGCTCGGGGCCCTCAACGACCTGCGGCTGACCATCGCGGCGCGCCTGGACATCACCGAGGACGACGAGAGCGCGGTGCTCTTCCGCCTTCCGGACGACGATCCGCGCAAGCCGATGGTGATGGCCTACCTCTGGCTCGGCGGCCTGCAGGAAACGCTCATCGAGACCCTTTAGCCGCGCATCGGTCACGTGAGGTTCGCTCAGCGGACGCTCAAATCCGGATAACGATCAGATCACCACCATGTGGTGATCTGATCTGTTCCATGCTCTATGTCCGGATTTATCTATGTCGTGCGTCACATTCCGGTTCCTCGGCCACCCGTAAGCACGTGATAAATCTTCACGACCGCCGACGGGGCGCCATCCATGCCCCCCGGCCTGCTTGAACCGGCTGACCGCCGGCGTGCAACTCCATCCGTATCCGGGGGGATCGAGGACCCGATCCGCAGCCAGTGAAGGCGCGGGTCGGCGTGGAGAAAGGCGCACCAGACATGACCTCTGTGCAGGTCGAGCAGCACGACAGGACGCCCGGCGAGGGCGCGCAGGGCGAGGGCGAGGGGTACCACCGCGCGCTCGGAGCCCGCCAGATCCAGATGATCGCCATCGGCGGAGCCATCGGCACCGGCCTGTTCATGGGCGCCGGCAAGGCGATCTCCAAGGCAGGCCCGAGCCTGATCCTGGCCTACGCCATCGCGGGTCTGGTCATCTTCTTCATCATGCGGGCGCTGGGCGAGCTGCTCATGTACCGCCCCGTGTCCGGTTCCTTCTCGGACTACGCCCGCGAGTTCCTGGGCCCGTTCTGGGGGTACGCGACCGGCTGGACGTACTGGCTCTTCTGGGTGGTCACCGGCATCGTCGAGGTCACCGCCGCGGCCAAGTACATGTCGTACTGGACCCACGACAGCTTCCCGCAGTGGGCCTACGCGCTGATCTTCACGGTCATCCTCTACCTGGCCAACCTGATCTCCGTGAAGCTCTTCGGTGAGCTGGAGTTCTGGTTCTCCATGGTCAAGGTCACCGCCATCGTCGGCATGATCCTGATCTGCGCCGGAATCCTCACCATCGGCTTCTCCGACGCCGCCGACACCGCCTCCGTCTCCAACCTGTGGAACAACGGCGGCTTCTTCCCCAACGGCATCGGCGAGACGCTGATGACCCTGCAGATCGTGATGTTCGCCTTCCTCGCGGTCGAGCTGGTCGGCGTCACCGCCGGCGAGTCCAAGGACCCCGAGAAGACCCTGCCCAAGGCCATCAACACCGTGCCGTGGCGCATCGCCGTCTTCTACGTCGGCGCCCTCATCATGATCATGTCGGTCATCCCGTGGTCGAACTTCAAGGCGGGCGAGAGCCCGTTCGTGCTGGCCTTCGAGAAGATGGGCCTGGGCGTCGGCGCCGCGATCGTCAACTTCGTCGTGCTGACCGCCGCGCTGTCCTCCTGCAACTCGGGCATGTACTCCACCGGCCGCATGCTGCGCGACCTCGCGCTCAACGGCCAGGGCCCGAAGTTCTTCACCAAGCTCACCAAGAGCGGCACCCCGCTCGTCGGCACCACCTTCTCCGCCGCGCTGATGCTGGTGGGCGTCTGGATCAACTACGTCGCCCCGGGCAAGGCCTTCGACTACGTCGTCTCCTTCGCCACCATCTCCGGCATGTGGGCCTGGATCATGATCCTGGTCTGCCAGATCCGCTACCGCGCCAAGGCCGACCGCGGCGAGCTGCCGCAGTCCCCCTTCCGCGCCCCCGGCGCCCCCTGGACCAGCTGGTTCGCCCTGCTGTTCATCGGCATGGTCATCGTGATGATGGGCGTCGACAAGGACGCCCGCGTCTCGCTGTACTGCGCGCCGCTGTGGGGCCTGATCCTCGGTGTCTCCTACCTCGTCCTCAAGAAGCGCAACCCCACCGGCGCGGCCTTCAACAAGGTCGAGAAGGCCTCGCAGTCGGCCTGATCGCCGCCCCCCGGACCGTGGGTCCCGGCCGCCTGCCACGGCCGGGAAGCACGCCCCGGAAGCCTCGTGTCCATCATTCGGGCCCTCCCGTACCGCTCCTCGGTACGGGAGGGCCCGTCTGCTTATCCTGTCGCTCATGCTGACCCTCACCCAGGACCTGTACGACCGGATCGTCGAGCACGCCCGCAAGGACCACCCCGACGAGGCGTGCGGCATCGTGGCCGGCCCGGAGGGCACCGGGCGCCCCGAGCGGTTCGTCCCCATGCTCAACGCGGCCCGCTCGCCCACGTTCTACGAGTTCGACTCGAAGGACCTGCTGAAGCTCTACCGCGAACTGGACGACCGCGACGAGGAGCCGGTGATCGTCTACCACTCCCACACCGCGACCGAGGCCTACCCCTCGCGCACCGACATCACGTACGCGAACGAGCCCGGGGCGCACTACGTCCTGGTCTCCACGGCCGACCAGGACGGCCTCGGGGAGTTCCAGTTCCGGTCCTACCGGATCGTCGACGGAGAGATCACAGAGGAAGAAGTGCAGGTCGTCGAGGGCTACTGACCAGTATGCGAGCGGATGTGGTCCACGATGCGGGATCACACTCCAAACGGGGGACCGGGAATCGTTAACATGACCGCATGGTTTCCCACGACGTGAGCATCGAGACGCCCGGCAGGCTGCTGCTCGTGGCGCGGCTGCACGTCGACCTGTGCCGCCTCGCCAGCGCCATCTGTCCTGCCGCCTGAGCACCCCCGGCCCCCGCGCGGGGCCGCAAGAGCCGCGCGCCCGCACTTCCCTTCACGCCCTCCCGACACTGGAGCCTGCTGCCATGG
Protein-coding sequences here:
- the clpS gene encoding ATP-dependent Clp protease adapter ClpS, with product MGQVSVAPIEIERTEAAEETFAVPEPDVPWVTLVHNDPVNLMSYVTYVFQAYFGYPKDKATRLMLDVHHKGRAVVSSGSREEMERDVQAMHGYGLWATLSQDRF
- a CDS encoding DUF2017 domain-containing protein, which encodes MGGVFETREGGGAVVALDGIEISILRSLAVQLLELIGPGEPEPAADADPLAVLFASDGPTEPPSDPALARLFPDAYGGPGAAEGQGEEELRARSAEFRRFTENDLRTRKREDALAVVRSLDGLSPDGEGAALLELTDELPLRWLGALNDLRLTIAARLDITEDDESAVLFRLPDDDPRKPMVMAYLWLGGLQETLIETL
- a CDS encoding amino acid permease, coding for MTSVQVEQHDRTPGEGAQGEGEGYHRALGARQIQMIAIGGAIGTGLFMGAGKAISKAGPSLILAYAIAGLVIFFIMRALGELLMYRPVSGSFSDYAREFLGPFWGYATGWTYWLFWVVTGIVEVTAAAKYMSYWTHDSFPQWAYALIFTVILYLANLISVKLFGELEFWFSMVKVTAIVGMILICAGILTIGFSDAADTASVSNLWNNGGFFPNGIGETLMTLQIVMFAFLAVELVGVTAGESKDPEKTLPKAINTVPWRIAVFYVGALIMIMSVIPWSNFKAGESPFVLAFEKMGLGVGAAIVNFVVLTAALSSCNSGMYSTGRMLRDLALNGQGPKFFTKLTKSGTPLVGTTFSAALMLVGVWINYVAPGKAFDYVVSFATISGMWAWIMILVCQIRYRAKADRGELPQSPFRAPGAPWTSWFALLFIGMVIVMMGVDKDARVSLYCAPLWGLILGVSYLVLKKRNPTGAAFNKVEKASQSA
- a CDS encoding Mov34/MPN/PAD-1 family protein; translated protein: MLTLTQDLYDRIVEHARKDHPDEACGIVAGPEGTGRPERFVPMLNAARSPTFYEFDSKDLLKLYRELDDRDEEPVIVYHSHTATEAYPSRTDITYANEPGAHYVLVSTADQDGLGEFQFRSYRIVDGEITEEEVQVVEGY
- a CDS encoding putative leader peptide, yielding MVSHDVSIETPGRLLLVARLHVDLCRLASAICPAA